A genomic window from Nasonia vitripennis strain AsymCx chromosome 4 unlocalized genomic scaffold, Nvit_psr_1.1 chr4_random0009, whole genome shotgun sequence includes:
- the LOC116417361 gene encoding uncharacterized protein LOC116417361, which yields MHACIKFVHDNNKYHCVLVSHIFYKKNDVQYITPLHLLDYDSTHKYYILHEKNQRYPGYIVCLGESLEEVQRKALDKPKRLIFPKKFTSSEDEKKIEGDDSRNPETNPIKLKVSKKMAQKENSVRVIEKFKSQFLIRNRTNLTLANDRVNENIGSNNRDLTRTNYNSNLRLNDDSHDRETTLINSTDNQINENYNSKLLRANVVIHLVDCVKSSPHVTKEITKVSNRKARKSCSNSISPTQLERHKNVSNPGYRKDIIPPNEEPPYETHPNTASTSIQEPMDSPRLSPPFGMLPDLSTNQKVPVNHTLQSASPPPMLSDVASTSKEVSEHSPASTPPSVPENLFPLAGQTFSRSLSPASNTKLTSSSSSLHLQQFRDRFKRLREATPAIEPSQCATPRSSRRSPQTRNGSERQTLCSENQEHNLTDPRSPSVQSSIRETHSILSDNGAANIPCHYLYTYKKQLYKNYKKRKIDMRQQHEEVLKRYEEMDGEMVYLGEGIQVGIKSWRISKRKKYTCFLRDIGGYLWKKHQLPTRCLDLSKTKKVLPEGYQYKLCSPRKVDLYLSLYDDYLKENRKYKNMSDDERDIMIKNSTEVLTSLIRDERDAFIKKNIL from the exons ATGCATGCTTGCATTAAATTTGTACATGATAATAACAAGTATCATTGTGTGCTGGTATCACAtatattctacaaaaaaaatgatgtaCAATATATCACACCTTTACACTTACTAGATTATGATAGTACACATaagtattatattttacatGAGAAAAACCAAAGATATCCAGGATATATTGTATGTCTCGGAG AGTCGTTAGAAGAAGTCCAAAGAAAGGCTTTAGATAAACCAAAGAGGTTAATATTTCCAAAAAAGTTTACTTCGAGCGaggatgaaaagaaaattgaaggCGATGATAGTAGAAACCCCGAAACCAATCCT attaaactcaaagtatctAAGAAAATGGCACAGAAAGAGAATTCAGTGCGCGTTATAGAAAAATTTAAGAGTCAATTTTTGATCAGAAATCGCACAAATTTAACTCTTGCTAATGACAGagttaatgaaaatattggtAGTAATAACAGAGATTTAACTCGTACAAATTACAATAGCAACTTAAGATTAAATGATGACAGTCATGATAGAGAAACAACTCTTATAAATTCTACAGATAATCAAATTAATGAAAACTATAACAGTAAGCTGCTAAGAGCAAACGTGGTAATTCACTTGGTGGATTGCGTAAAATCCTCTCCACACGTAACCAAAG aaatcaCTAAAGTAAGCAACAGAAAGGCAAGAAAAAGTTGTTCTAATTCCATCTCTCCGACGCAATTAGAAAGGcataaaaatgtttcaaacCCTGGCTATCGTAAGGACATAATACCACCCAATGAGGAACCTCCATATGAAACGCATCCAAATACTGCTTCCACTAGCATACAAGAACCAATGGATAGCCCAAGACTGTCACCTCCATTTGGTATGCTTCCTGATCTTTCCACAAACCAAAAAGTACCAGTCAACCATACTCTACAATCAGCATCTCCACCTCCAATGCTTTCTGATGTTGCTTCCACGAGCAAAGAAGTATCGGAACATAGTCCAGCATCAACACCTCCATCTGTTCCAGAAAATTTATTCCCACTTGCCGGACAAACATTTTCGAGGTCACTGTCACCCGCATCAAATACAAAACTAACATCGTCTTCATCTTCACTACATTTACAGCAATTTCGTGACAGATTCAAACGCTTAAGAGAAGCAACACCAGCGATTGAACCATCACAATGTGCAACACCTCGATCCTCAAGAAGAAGCCCACAAACACGTAATGGATCAGAGAGACAGACATTATGTTCAGAAAATCAAGAACATAACCTCACAGATCCGAGATCACCTTCAGTACAATCATCTATTAGAGAAACACACAGCATATTATCTGACAATG GAGCTGCTAATATACCATGCCATTATTTATACACATACAAAAAACAACTATATAAGaactacaaaaaaagaaaaattgatatgCGTCAGCAACATGAAGAGGTGTTAAAAAGATATGAAGAGATGGACGGTGAAATG GTATACCTAGGTGAAGGAATCCAAGTTGGAATTAAGTCGTGGCGCATAtctaaaagaaagaaatacaCCTGTTTCTTACGGGATATAGGAGGCTATTTATGGAAGAAGCATCAGCTCCCAACGCGATGCCTTGATTTGTCCAAAACCAAAAAGGTGTTGCCTGAAGGATATCAGTACAAACTTTGCTCACCTCGGAAAGTGGATTTATATTTGA GTTTGTATGATGATTACCTGAAAGAGAACAGGAAGTATAAAAACATGTCCGACGACGAAAGGGACATAATGATCAAAAACTCAACGGAAGTTCTTACTAGCTTGATAagggatgaaagggatgcgttcattaaaaaaaacattttataa